One Lutzomyia longipalpis isolate SR_M1_2022 chromosome 4, ASM2433408v1 DNA segment encodes these proteins:
- the LOC129794581 gene encoding uncharacterized protein LOC129794581, with translation MQPNLISLGEVLNRLVEFQAGAEMRNTRLLDKIGEALLSGTQNHNHALPRLPTLSLPEFSGEYTAWQHFKDMFTTMVDRDSRLSHVQKMQYLMMSVKGTAKRLIEDLAVSADNYAVAWNVLLSHYEDQAAVVHHHVQKFCKMATVTNPTPASFMELYTTANSVLNSLDAMSVSSRDPWVIYLLLNKLDQETKVLWSREITSNSPTIPEFMQFLKNRMKSIERCHPIVSKGTSAPTRPSSTVPFGTRGSNSTVMASTSANSTARCHACNQTDHKIFRCPIFTTMAPNDRLELIRSNKLCRKCLTDTHQTKECTFFACRKCAGPHSTLLHDAFALATPQPTLNTAAVATVDQVAEDDDTQSQGSQTHENVEQSAVLVGSSTSSKSARRVFLETVVVRILDKHGNLVQCRALLDSGAQANLLSQSFAQRLKLPFSGSDTVIGSAGAGTTQSKYEMKCVVKPRTNQEVSLTLMCQIVPSILQQKLPNWEVNTQDIPIPDELILADPAWHVPQGIDLLIGNEFYNDILTHNIIRLGTGLPIMKETQFGWVISGAHRNQMPAQQTVCMAATVSTPREVLYAGSPTVPRQSPSQNQRHLVNPRRQSQDLKDEISPRLHGKVTPRVRSNLNISHHQVIRNPPAEYKTRTIVNTNWKSHGALSFKLRSARHRLLAFGDISIVRGDANYQAISSARWNQKDAQSLGARWQEDNSPSSVMMVEGLSPSA, from the coding sequence ATGCAACCGAACCTTATTTCGCTGGGAGAAGTGCTCAATCGTCTCGTTGAGTTTCAAGCGGGAGCGGAAATGAGGAACACAAGACTCCTGGACAAAATTGGAGAGGCACTTCTTAGTGGAACTCAAAATCATAACCACGCACTCCCAAGACTACCAACCCTTTCCCTTCCTGAGTTTTCTGGTGAATATACTGCATGGCAGCATTTCAAGGACATGTTCACCACCATGGTAGACAGAGACAGTAGACTAAGTCACGtccaaaaaatgcaatacCTTATGATGTCGGTGAAGGGAACTGCCAAGCGACTGATTGAGGATTTGGCGGTGTCAGCAGACAATTATGCCGTTGCTTGGAACGTGCTTTTGTCACACTATGAAGACCAGGCTGCCGTTGTTCACCACCATGTCCAGAAGTTCTGCAAGATGGCAACGGTTACCAATCCAACCCCGGCAAGCTTCATGGAACTTTATACCACAGCAAATTCAGTGCTGAACTCACTGGATGCCATGAGCGTGTCTAGCAGAGATCCATGGGTCATCTATTTGTTGCTTAACAAACTTGATCAGGAGACGAAAGTCTTATGGTCTCGCGAGATAACCAGCAACTCTCCTACCATTCCAGAATTCATGCAATTCTTAAAAAACCGCATGAAATCCATTGAACGATGTCACCCAATAGTGTCCAAGGGAACCTCAGCTCCAACTAGACCGAGTTCAACAGTACCATTTGGCACCAGGGGGTCCAACAGCACAGTCATGGCATCCACATCCGCCAATTCCACCGCTCGATGTCATGCATGCAACCAAACAGACCACAAGATTTTTAGATGTCCCATATTTACAACAATGGCTCCCAACGACCGCCTAGAATTGATTCGCAGCAATAAACTCTGCCGCAAATGTCTCACAGATACTCATCAGACCAAGGAATGTACATTTTTCGCATGCAGGAAGTGTGCAGGACCTCATAGTACGCTTCTTCATGACGCATTTGCGCTCGCTACTCCTCAACCAACATTGAACACCGCAGCCGTAGCCACAGTTGATCAAGTCGCCGAAGATGACGACACACAATCCCAGGGATCTCAAACGCATGAGAATGTGGAGCAATCAGCGGTGCTCGTTGGTTCGTCCACCTCCTCTAAGTCGGCCAGAAGAGTCTTCCTGGAAACGGTTGTAGTCAGAATCCTCGATAAACATGGGAACCTGGTTCAGTGTAGAGCATTACTGGACTCGGGTGCACAGGCAAACCTTTTGTCGCAATCCTTTGCACAAAGACTGAAGCTGCCCTTCTCAGGCTCAGACACGGTGATCGGTAGTGCAGGCGCAGGAACAACCCaatcaaaatatgaaatgaaatgtgTGGTGAAGCCGCGAACCAATCAGGAAGTTAGCCTCACACTGATGTGTCAGATTGTCCCATCCATCCTACAACAGAAGCTTCCTAATTGGGAGGTTAACACCCAAGACATTCCAATCCCAGACGAACTGATCCTGGCCGATCCCGCATGGCATGTGCCACAGGGGATTGACTTACTAATAGGAAATGAATTCTACAATGATATATTAACCCACAATATAATCCGTTTGGGCACCGGACTTCCGATCATGAAGGAAACCCAATTTGGATGGGTAATTTCAGGAGCCCATCGGAATCAAATGCCAGCTCAACAAACTGTATGCATGGCTGCCACTGTTTCAACACCACGGGAGGTTCTATATGCAGGTTCTCCAACGGTACCTCGTCAGTCTCCCAGTCAAAACCAGCGCCATCTAGTAAACCCCAGACGTCAATCACAAGACCTGAAAGATGAGATTTCTCCACGTCTCCACGGGAAAGTGACCCCAAGGGTCAGATCCAATCTAAACATTTCACATCACCAAGTTATTAGGAACCCACCTGCAGAATACAAGACAAGGACGATAGTCAACACCAACTGGAAGTCACATGGCGCTCTCTCGTTCAAGCTGAGAAGCGCAAGGCACAGATTGTTAGCATTTGGAGACATCAGCATTGTGCGTGGTGACGCAAACTATCAAGCAATCAGCAGCGCAAGATGGAACCAGAAAGATGCACAATCTCTGGGAGCTCGTTGGCAGGAAGATAACTCCCCATCATCAGTCATGATGGTTGAGGGACTATCGCCCTCAGCATAG
- the LOC129794586 gene encoding beta-1,4-glucuronyltransferase 1 isoform X1 — translation MTMSLKIRFLLQSCRLWNLSIASVLALTLSNVLLTVRLLHSTDCPFITLDDSSVAPVIARAPPLTPPTCLEYIILDNSSNRTDRPVFTGLDLQLGRWDSKRLYKIFEFAVLGEKFAELSEQYRVCLATQSSIDRLGPLVQVAQHWTGPISVAVFAAGDDELYLLQIYLSFLRKCYPNIRDRVSFHLTYPRDKPPRHMKQSNVIDLMPYDCAKPEATLVELIQMRTHDTTKWRTKNVYPQNHLRNVARKTCQSDNVFLTDIDIIPSVNMTEYLDKFLRHTKCPNNMCAYVIPTYELDNRARFPRDKPDLIRLARKGLARPFHHKVFIYNQYATNFTRWQADLDNLDETHVSYNVTNFEFLYEPFYVASDQVPQHDERFLGYGFTRNTQVYEMFVAGYQFQVLSPIFTCHWGLQNKKSRPAWRERQNNINRKQFEVFKREVFARYHKDPLKMLLPKKALSRQVPIGG, via the exons ATGACTATGTCCTTAAAAATACGTTTTTTATTGCAGTCATGCCGCCTCTGGAATTTAAGTATTGCAAGTGTCCTGGCACTAACGCTCTCCAATGTCCTTCTTACGGTACGTCTACTCCATTCCACGGATTGCCCTTTCATCACCCTTGATGACTCTTCGGTGGCACCAGTTATAGCAAGGGCACCACCCCTCACACCCCCAACATGTCTTGAATACATCATCTTGGATAATTCTTCAAATAGGACAGACAGGCCGGTGTTCACGGGGCTAGATCTCCAGCTTGGACGATGGGATTCAAAGAGactttataagatttttgaatttgccgTATTGGGAGAGAAGTTTGCTGAACTTTCTGAGCAATACCGTGTCTGCTTGGCCACACAGAGCTCAATCGATAGACTGGGACCATTGGTGCAGGTGGCACAACACTGGACAGGTCCCATATCTGTGGCTGTTTTTGCAGCTGGTGACGATGAATTGTATCTCCTGCAGATTTATCTATCCTTCCTGCGAAAATGCTATCCCAACATCAGGGATCGTGTGTCCTTCCACCTTACGTATCCACGCGACAAACCACCACGACACATGAAGCAATCCAACGTTATTGATCTCATGCCGTATGACTGTGCCAAACCAGAGGCCACCCTCGTGGAACTCATCCAAATGCGTACACATGACACGACAAAGTGGCGCACCAAAAATGTTTATCCGCAAAATCATCTGCGAAATGTTGCACGTAAAACGTGCCAAAGTGACAATGTCTTTCTCACGGACATCGACATTATACCCAGTGTGAACATGACTGAGTACCTAGATAAGTTTCTTAGACACACAAAGTGCCCAAATAATATGTGCGCCTAcgttatacctacatatgagTTAGATAATCGTGCTAGATTTCCGCGTGACAAACCCGATCTCATTCGCCTAGCCAGGAAGGGTCTAGCACGACCCTTTCATCACAAAGTTTTCATCTATAACCAGTACGCTACGAATTTCACAAG gtGGCAAGCAGATCTCGATAATCTCGATGAAACTCATGTCAGCTACAACGTGACAAACTTTGAATTTCTCTATGAACCTTTCTACGTGGCATCTGACCAAGTACCACAGCATGATGAACGCTTCTTGGGCTATGGTTTCACGCGGAATACACAAGTGTATGAAATGTTTGTGGCGGGCTATCAATTTCAGGTGCTCTCACCCATCTTCACGTGCCATTGGGGTTTACAGAACAAGAAAAGTCGACCAGCATGGCGTGAGCGACAAAATAATATCAATAGAAAGCAATTTGAGGTGTTCAAAAGGGAGGTTTTTGCGCGCTACCACAAAGATCCCCTTAAGATGCTTCTGCCAAAGAAAGCACTTTCGCGTCAAGTCCCAATTGGTGGTTGA
- the LOC129794586 gene encoding beta-1,4-glucuronyltransferase 1 isoform X2 has protein sequence MSQSCRLWNLSIASVLALTLSNVLLTVRLLHSTDCPFITLDDSSVAPVIARAPPLTPPTCLEYIILDNSSNRTDRPVFTGLDLQLGRWDSKRLYKIFEFAVLGEKFAELSEQYRVCLATQSSIDRLGPLVQVAQHWTGPISVAVFAAGDDELYLLQIYLSFLRKCYPNIRDRVSFHLTYPRDKPPRHMKQSNVIDLMPYDCAKPEATLVELIQMRTHDTTKWRTKNVYPQNHLRNVARKTCQSDNVFLTDIDIIPSVNMTEYLDKFLRHTKCPNNMCAYVIPTYELDNRARFPRDKPDLIRLARKGLARPFHHKVFIYNQYATNFTRWQADLDNLDETHVSYNVTNFEFLYEPFYVASDQVPQHDERFLGYGFTRNTQVYEMFVAGYQFQVLSPIFTCHWGLQNKKSRPAWRERQNNINRKQFEVFKREVFARYHKDPLKMLLPKKALSRQVPIGG, from the exons ATGAGTCAG TCATGCCGCCTCTGGAATTTAAGTATTGCAAGTGTCCTGGCACTAACGCTCTCCAATGTCCTTCTTACGGTACGTCTACTCCATTCCACGGATTGCCCTTTCATCACCCTTGATGACTCTTCGGTGGCACCAGTTATAGCAAGGGCACCACCCCTCACACCCCCAACATGTCTTGAATACATCATCTTGGATAATTCTTCAAATAGGACAGACAGGCCGGTGTTCACGGGGCTAGATCTCCAGCTTGGACGATGGGATTCAAAGAGactttataagatttttgaatttgccgTATTGGGAGAGAAGTTTGCTGAACTTTCTGAGCAATACCGTGTCTGCTTGGCCACACAGAGCTCAATCGATAGACTGGGACCATTGGTGCAGGTGGCACAACACTGGACAGGTCCCATATCTGTGGCTGTTTTTGCAGCTGGTGACGATGAATTGTATCTCCTGCAGATTTATCTATCCTTCCTGCGAAAATGCTATCCCAACATCAGGGATCGTGTGTCCTTCCACCTTACGTATCCACGCGACAAACCACCACGACACATGAAGCAATCCAACGTTATTGATCTCATGCCGTATGACTGTGCCAAACCAGAGGCCACCCTCGTGGAACTCATCCAAATGCGTACACATGACACGACAAAGTGGCGCACCAAAAATGTTTATCCGCAAAATCATCTGCGAAATGTTGCACGTAAAACGTGCCAAAGTGACAATGTCTTTCTCACGGACATCGACATTATACCCAGTGTGAACATGACTGAGTACCTAGATAAGTTTCTTAGACACACAAAGTGCCCAAATAATATGTGCGCCTAcgttatacctacatatgagTTAGATAATCGTGCTAGATTTCCGCGTGACAAACCCGATCTCATTCGCCTAGCCAGGAAGGGTCTAGCACGACCCTTTCATCACAAAGTTTTCATCTATAACCAGTACGCTACGAATTTCACAAG gtGGCAAGCAGATCTCGATAATCTCGATGAAACTCATGTCAGCTACAACGTGACAAACTTTGAATTTCTCTATGAACCTTTCTACGTGGCATCTGACCAAGTACCACAGCATGATGAACGCTTCTTGGGCTATGGTTTCACGCGGAATACACAAGTGTATGAAATGTTTGTGGCGGGCTATCAATTTCAGGTGCTCTCACCCATCTTCACGTGCCATTGGGGTTTACAGAACAAGAAAAGTCGACCAGCATGGCGTGAGCGACAAAATAATATCAATAGAAAGCAATTTGAGGTGTTCAAAAGGGAGGTTTTTGCGCGCTACCACAAAGATCCCCTTAAGATGCTTCTGCCAAAGAAAGCACTTTCGCGTCAAGTCCCAATTGGTGGTTGA
- the LOC129794594 gene encoding ribosomal RNA-processing protein 8: protein MSKLFECPEWDCASNTSKKYNFKKVDSSAKGTKTGKISKKKKPKRHSFATKGDSEDNAASTNSGNPGKFVRIQKADEEPFDAKKSGKKVEMESLRDKLIGSLKGSRFRFINEQLYTNEGKDAAKIFDEDATAFKVYHEGYRQQVSQWPLNPLDVIIKSIRKMPKDYVVGDFGCGDARLAQSVPHKVYSLDLVAANQDVIACDMANTPLKKNSLNVVVYCLSLMGTNLKDFLLEANRVLKMGGLVKIAEVQSRFVSVKEFVKNVEKCGFKLLDKDLRKNYFFFMTFKKISNTGKDNKCENFSLKPCLYKKR from the exons ATGTCCAAGTTATTTGAGTGCCCTGAATGGGATTGTGCATCTAATACCTCCAAGAAGTATAATTTCAAAAAG GTTGATTCTTCTGCAAAAGGGACGAAAACAGGGAAGATttcgaagaagaaaaaaccgaAAAGGCATAGCTTCGCAACTAAAGGTGATTCAGAAGATAATGCAGCATCCACTAATTCTGGGAatcccggaaaattcgtaaGAATACAAAAAGCTGACGAAGAACCTTTTGATGCAAAGAAATCAGGGAAGAAAGTTGAAATGGAGAGTCTTCGGGATAAGCTAATTGGTAGTCTCAAAGGATCAAGATTTCGTTTTATTAATGAGCAACTGTACACAAATGAGGGAAAGGATGCTGCAAAAATCTTCGATGAGGATGCCACAGCATTCAAAGTTTACCACGAAGGCTACAGACAGCAAGTATCGCAGTGGCCACTAAATCCCCTCGATGTGATCATAAAATCCATCCGGAAAATGCCTAAAGATTACGTTGTTGGTGATTTTGGGTGTGGAGATGCAAGATTGGCACAATCTGTTCCCCACAAGGTATATTCTTTGGATCTCGTTGCTGCAAATCAAGATGTTATAGCTTGCGATATGGCCAATACTCCTCTAAAGAAGAATTCCCTCAACGTTGTAGTTTACTGTCTATCCTTGATGGGTACAAATCTAAAGGACTTTCTCCTGGAGGCCAATCGAGTTCTAAAAATGGGAGGACTTGTTAAAATTGCCGAAGTTCAATCCAGATTTGTCAGTGTTAAGGAATTCGTGAAGAATGTGGAGAAATGTGGTTTTAAATTGCTGGACAAGGATCTTCGgaagaattatttcttctttatgaCTTTCAAGAAAATCAGCAATACCGGGAAGGACAACAAATGCGAGAACTTCAGCCTCAAACCCTGCCTGTATaagaagagataa
- the LOC129794584 gene encoding muscle LIM protein Mlp84B-like isoform X1, with product MPFKPVENPKCPKCGKSVYAAEERVAGGYKFHKTCFKCGMCNKALDSTNCTEHEKELFCKNCHARKYGPKGYGFGGGAGCLSMDTGSHLQTDGAPIEIRNGACLEPRVIARAPEGHGCPRCGGYVYAAEQMLARGKAWHKECFKCGNCSKRLDSVNCCEGPDKDIYCKVCYAKKFGPKGYGYGQGGGALQSDSLANGDLGPKTTVIDTSVIKASPGQGCPRCGGVVFAAEQVLSKGREWHRKCYKCRDCTKTLDSIIACDGPDRDVYCKTCYGKKWGPHGYGFASGAGFLQTDGLTELEISQNRPYYNPDTTSIKAPAGQGCPRCGGMVFAAEQQLAKGTMWHKKCFNCAECHRPLDSMLACDGPDREIHCKACYGKLFGPKGFGYGHSPTLVSTNGESTMAYTMDGSLIISECPDARPVTGPKAGKDGGCRRCGFAVYAAEQMISKNKVWHRRCFSCNDCRKSLDSTNLNDGPDGEIYCRGCYTRNFGIKGVGYGLGAGALTMT from the exons ATGCCTTTCAAGCCAGTTGAGAACCCAAAGTGCCCAAAATGCGGAAAGTCCGTGTATGCAGCTGAAGAGCGTGTTGCCGGTGGATACAAATTCCACAAGACCTGCTTCAAATGTG gaATGTGCAACAAAGCTCTGGACTCAACGAACTGCACAGAACAcgaaaaagagcttttctgCAAGAACTGCCACGCCCGAAAGTACGGACCTAAGGGATATGGTTTCGGTGGTGGTGCCGGATGTCTCTCAATGGACACTGGATCCCATTTACAAACTGA CGGTGCTCCAATTGAGATACGGAACGGTGCTTGCCTGGAACCCAGGGTCATTGCTAGGGCACCTGAAGGACATGGGTGTCCACGGTGCGGTGGATACGTTTATGCTGCTGAGCAAATGTTGGCACGTGGAAAG GCTTGGCACAAAGAATGCTTCAAGTGTGGCAACTGTTCGAAACGTCTTGATTCAGTTAACTGCTGCGAGGGTCCGGACAAAGACATCTACTGTAAAGTATGCTATGCCAAAAAGTTTGGTCCGAAGGGCTATGGCTACGGGCAAGGTGGCGGAGCCCTTCAGAGTGACTCTTTGGCTAATGG GGATCTTGGTCCTAAAACAACTGTCATTGATACATCTGTAATCAAGGCATCTCCTGGACAAGGATGTCCTCGCTGTGGAGGAGTCG tttttgctgCTGAACAGGTATTGTCCAAAGGACGTGAATGGCATCGTAAATGCTACAAATGTCGTGATTGTACCAAGACTCTTGACTCCATAATTGCTTGTGATGGTCCCGATCGTGATGTCTACTGTAAGACATGCTATGGTAAAAAATGGGGACCTCACGGCTATGGATTTGCCAGTGGAGCTGGTTTCTTGCAAACAGACGGACTTAC TGAGCTGGAAATCTCCCAAAATCGCCCATACTACAATCCCGATACTACATCTATTAAGGCACCTGCTGGTCAGGGATGCCCCCGATGTGGTGGGATGGTATTTGCGGCGGAACAACAACTGGCCAAGGGTACCATGTGGCACAAGAAGTGTTTCAATTGTGCAGAATGCCATCGCCCACTTGACTCTATGTTAGCTTGCGATGGTCCTGACCGTGAGATTCACTGCAAGGCTTGCTATGGCAAATTATTTGGACCTAAGGGATTCGGCTATGGTCACTCTCCCACTCTTGTGTCTACCAATGGTGAATCCACAATGGCATA CACTATGGACGGAAGCTTAATCATTTCTGAATG tcCTGATGCGAGACCAGTGACAGGCCCTAAAGCTGGTAAAGATGGTGGTTGCCGAAGATGTGGCTTTGCTGTTTATGCGGCCGAACAGATGATTAGCAAAAACAAAGTATGGCATAGGAGATGTTTTTCATGCAATGACTGCCGCAAATCTCTCGATTCTACAAATCTCAATGACGGACCCGATGGTGAAATCTACTGTCGAGGCTGCTACACCCGTAATTTCGGCATTAAAGGTGTAGGATACGGTCTCGGTGCTGGAGCCCTAACCATGACATAA
- the LOC129794584 gene encoding muscle LIM protein Mlp84B-like isoform X2, whose amino-acid sequence MPFKPVENPKCPKCGKSVYAAEERVAGGYKFHKTCFKCGMCNKALDSTNCTEHEKELFCKNCHARKYGPKGYGFGGGAGCLSMDTGSHLQTDGAPIEIRNGACLEPRVIARAPEGHGCPRCGGYVYAAEQMLARGKAWHKECFKCGNCSKRLDSVNCCEGPDKDIYCKVCYAKKFGPKGYGYGQGGGALQSDSLANGDLGPKTTVIDTSVIKASPGQGCPRCGGVVFAAEQVLSKGREWHRKCYKCRDCTKTLDSIIACDGPDRDVYCKTCYGKKWGPHGYGFASGAGFLQTDGLTELEISQNRPYYNPDTTSIKAPAGQGCPRCGGMVFAAEQQLAKGTMWHKKCFNCAECHRPLDSMLACDGPDREIHCKACYGKLFGPKGFGYGHSPTLVSTNGESTMAYPDARPVTGPKAGKDGGCRRCGFAVYAAEQMISKNKVWHRRCFSCNDCRKSLDSTNLNDGPDGEIYCRGCYTRNFGIKGVGYGLGAGALTMT is encoded by the exons ATGCCTTTCAAGCCAGTTGAGAACCCAAAGTGCCCAAAATGCGGAAAGTCCGTGTATGCAGCTGAAGAGCGTGTTGCCGGTGGATACAAATTCCACAAGACCTGCTTCAAATGTG gaATGTGCAACAAAGCTCTGGACTCAACGAACTGCACAGAACAcgaaaaagagcttttctgCAAGAACTGCCACGCCCGAAAGTACGGACCTAAGGGATATGGTTTCGGTGGTGGTGCCGGATGTCTCTCAATGGACACTGGATCCCATTTACAAACTGA CGGTGCTCCAATTGAGATACGGAACGGTGCTTGCCTGGAACCCAGGGTCATTGCTAGGGCACCTGAAGGACATGGGTGTCCACGGTGCGGTGGATACGTTTATGCTGCTGAGCAAATGTTGGCACGTGGAAAG GCTTGGCACAAAGAATGCTTCAAGTGTGGCAACTGTTCGAAACGTCTTGATTCAGTTAACTGCTGCGAGGGTCCGGACAAAGACATCTACTGTAAAGTATGCTATGCCAAAAAGTTTGGTCCGAAGGGCTATGGCTACGGGCAAGGTGGCGGAGCCCTTCAGAGTGACTCTTTGGCTAATGG GGATCTTGGTCCTAAAACAACTGTCATTGATACATCTGTAATCAAGGCATCTCCTGGACAAGGATGTCCTCGCTGTGGAGGAGTCG tttttgctgCTGAACAGGTATTGTCCAAAGGACGTGAATGGCATCGTAAATGCTACAAATGTCGTGATTGTACCAAGACTCTTGACTCCATAATTGCTTGTGATGGTCCCGATCGTGATGTCTACTGTAAGACATGCTATGGTAAAAAATGGGGACCTCACGGCTATGGATTTGCCAGTGGAGCTGGTTTCTTGCAAACAGACGGACTTAC TGAGCTGGAAATCTCCCAAAATCGCCCATACTACAATCCCGATACTACATCTATTAAGGCACCTGCTGGTCAGGGATGCCCCCGATGTGGTGGGATGGTATTTGCGGCGGAACAACAACTGGCCAAGGGTACCATGTGGCACAAGAAGTGTTTCAATTGTGCAGAATGCCATCGCCCACTTGACTCTATGTTAGCTTGCGATGGTCCTGACCGTGAGATTCACTGCAAGGCTTGCTATGGCAAATTATTTGGACCTAAGGGATTCGGCTATGGTCACTCTCCCACTCTTGTGTCTACCAATGGTGAATCCACAATGGCATA tcCTGATGCGAGACCAGTGACAGGCCCTAAAGCTGGTAAAGATGGTGGTTGCCGAAGATGTGGCTTTGCTGTTTATGCGGCCGAACAGATGATTAGCAAAAACAAAGTATGGCATAGGAGATGTTTTTCATGCAATGACTGCCGCAAATCTCTCGATTCTACAAATCTCAATGACGGACCCGATGGTGAAATCTACTGTCGAGGCTGCTACACCCGTAATTTCGGCATTAAAGGTGTAGGATACGGTCTCGGTGCTGGAGCCCTAACCATGACATAA
- the LOC129794599 gene encoding muscle-specific protein 20 encodes MSLERQVRAKIAGKRDPVKDKEAQEWIEAILGAKFPAGSLYEDVLKDGTVLCRLMNKLQPNAVPKINESGGQFKMMENINNFQKALKDYGVPDLDVFQTVDLWEKKDISQVTNTMFALGRACYKHPEFTGPFLGPKPADECKRDFTEEQLRAGEGIVGLQAGQNKGATQAGQNVGASRKIILGK; translated from the exons ATGTCTCTCGAACGTCAAGTGCGTGCCAAG ATCGCTGGAAAGCGTGATCCGGTGAAGGATAAAGAGGCCCAGGAGTGGATTGAAGCTATCTTGGGTGCCAAATTCCCAGCTGGGAGTTTGTATGAGGATGTTCTCAAGGATGGCACAGTTTTGTGCCGTCTGATGAACAAACTCCAACCCAATGCCGTGCCAAAGATCAACGAATCCGGTGGACAATTCAAAATGATGGAGAACATCAATAATTTCCAGAAAGCCCTCAAAGATTACGGTGTACCTGACCTTGATGTCTTCCAGACTGTTGATCTGTGGGAAAAGAAGGATATCTCCCAAGTCACAAATACCATGTTTGCCCTTGGCCGTGCT TGCTACAAACACCCCGAATTCACTGGACCCTTCCTTGGACCTAAACCAGCTGATGAGTGCAAACGTGACTTTACAGAGGAACAACTTCGTGCCGGTGAAGGTATTGTTGGTCTCCAGGCTGGTCAAAATAAGGGAGCTACACAAGCTGGTCAGAATGTTGGTGCTTCTCGCAAAATTATTCTTGGAAagtaa